In Streptomyces pluripotens, the genomic window CGAGGAGGGCGACCGTCCGGCATGATCTGACGAGACGGTACAAAACAAGACGGCCATCCGAGCAGGACTGCCGCCCGACGGGACCCCGCGCGAGCACGGCGGCCACTCGGGACGGCACACTTGCGGCACGAGAAGACCTCAGAGGGAGAACGCGATGAGCGCACCCGACGGCAGCCCGGTCGGCGCCGAACGCAGCATCGGACAGCTGTTCGCCTCGGCGACGACCGAATTGTCAGCGCTGGTGCACGACGAGATCGCACTGGCCAAGGCCCAGCTCAAACAGGATGTGAAACGCGGCGCGGTGAGCGGTGGCGCGTTCACGGTGGCGGGCGCGGTCCTGGTGTTCTCCCTGCCGATGCTCAACTTCGCCCTCGCCTACGGCATCCGCACCTGGAGCGGCTGGAACCTGGCGATCTGCTTCCTGCTGTCCTTCCTCGCCAACGTGCTGGTGACGGTGCTTCTCACACTGGTCGGCGTGGCGTTCGCGAAGAAGGCCAAGAAGGGCCAGGGCCCGCAGAAGGTGGCGGCCTCGGTGAAGGAGACGGCGAGCGTTCTGCAGAACGCCAAGCCGCATCCGCGCCCGGAACTGCCCGAGGGCCGGGCCCCCGAGGCCATCGAGGCTGTGGCACGCTCATCGTCATGACGGACCCCGCCGCTTCTTCGGTCGTACGGATCGACCTCCCGCACGGGCACCGGGTGACCCACCGGGACGTCGCCGCGAATGGCGCCCGCTTCCACATCGCCGAACTCGGTGACGGCCCCCTGGTGCTGCTGCTCCACGGCTTCCCGCAGTTCTGGTGGACCTGGCGGCACCAATTGGTCGCACTGGCGGACGCCGGCTACCGGGCGGTCGCCATGGACCTGCGCGGCGTCGGCGGCAGCGACCGCACGCCCCGCGGGTATGACCCCGCAAACCTCGCCCTGGACGTCACGGGCGTGATCCGCTCGCTCGGCGAGCCGGACGCGGCCCTGGTCGGCCACGACCTCGGCGGTTATCTGGCCTGGACGACGGCGGCCATGCGTCCCAAGCTCGTCCGGCGACTGGCCGTGGTGTCGATGCCACACCCCAGGCGCTGGCGGGCGGCGATGCTGCGGGACGCCCGGCAGACGGCCGCCAACTCCTACATCTGGGGATTCCAGCGGCCGTGGCTTCCGGAACGTCAACTCACCGCAGATGGCGCCGAACTGGTGGGACGTCTGATCCAGGACTGGTCCGGGCCTCGGACGCCTGAGGACGAGACCGTGCAGATGTACCGGCGGGCCATGTGCATTCCGTCCACGGCGCACTGCGCCATCGAACCGTACCGCTGGCTGGTGCGGTCACTGGCCCGCCCGGACGGCATCCAGTTCTACCGCCGGATGAAACGGCCGGTGCGGGTGCCCACGTTGCATCTGCACGGCTCGCTTGACCCGGTGACGCGCACACGCAGCGCGGCCGGTTCGGGCGAGTACGTCGAAGCCCCGTACCGCTGGCGGCTGTTCGACGGCCTCGGCCACTTCCCGCACGAGGAGGACCCGGTGGTGTTCTCCACCGAGCTGATCAACTGGCTGAAGGATGCCGAACCCGACCGGTGACCGCACCC contains:
- a CDS encoding phage holin family protein; translated protein: MSAPDGSPVGAERSIGQLFASATTELSALVHDEIALAKAQLKQDVKRGAVSGGAFTVAGAVLVFSLPMLNFALAYGIRTWSGWNLAICFLLSFLANVLVTVLLTLVGVAFAKKAKKGQGPQKVAASVKETASVLQNAKPHPRPELPEGRAPEAIEAVARSSS
- a CDS encoding alpha/beta fold hydrolase, with amino-acid sequence MTDPAASSVVRIDLPHGHRVTHRDVAANGARFHIAELGDGPLVLLLHGFPQFWWTWRHQLVALADAGYRAVAMDLRGVGGSDRTPRGYDPANLALDVTGVIRSLGEPDAALVGHDLGGYLAWTTAAMRPKLVRRLAVVSMPHPRRWRAAMLRDARQTAANSYIWGFQRPWLPERQLTADGAELVGRLIQDWSGPRTPEDETVQMYRRAMCIPSTAHCAIEPYRWLVRSLARPDGIQFYRRMKRPVRVPTLHLHGSLDPVTRTRSAAGSGEYVEAPYRWRLFDGLGHFPHEEDPVVFSTELINWLKDAEPDR